A window of the Phycicoccus sp. M110.8 genome harbors these coding sequences:
- the metG gene encoding methionine--tRNA ligase, whose product MSKVLSAVAWPYANGPRHLGHVAGFAVPSDVFSRYMRMAGHDVLMVSGSDEHGTPILVQADKEGITAREFVDRNHAVIAGELTDLGCSYDLYTRTTTANHYAVAQELFTQVWKNGYMVEQTTRGAISPSTGRTLPDRYIEGTCPICGYAEARGDQCDNCGNQLEPTDLINPRSKINGETPEFIETQHFFLDLPALADALREWLEGREASGTWRPNVIKFSLNILDDIRPRAMTRDLDWGIPVPLDGWRDNPSKRLYVWFDAVIGYLSASVEWARRLGEPERWREWWNADGAQGEQLSYYFMGKDNITFHSQIWPAELLGYAGKGDKGGEPGVFGELNLPTEVVSSEYLTMEGKQFSTSRNYVIYIRDVLERYGPDAIRYYICAAGPENQDANFTWAEFVQRNNSELVAGWGNLVNRTASMVAKNFGEVPQPAALEPVDEAVRARVLAAFDTVGDLLARQRVKAAVAEAMRVVGDVNKYVTDTEPFKLKGEDQRERLATVLHTLVQCVSDLNTILAPFLPHSSNAVHRVLGGEGEFMPMPRLEQVAGLDPGDADRTYPVITGEYTATPRWESRPVVVGAPVAKPTPVFTKLDDSVVEEELRRLAGDEPTDGADTSATA is encoded by the coding sequence ATGAGCAAGGTCCTCTCCGCCGTCGCCTGGCCGTACGCCAACGGCCCGCGGCACCTCGGCCACGTGGCGGGGTTCGCCGTGCCCTCCGACGTCTTCAGCCGGTACATGCGGATGGCGGGCCACGACGTGCTCATGGTCAGCGGCTCCGACGAGCACGGCACCCCGATCCTCGTCCAGGCCGACAAGGAGGGGATCACCGCACGCGAGTTCGTCGACCGCAACCACGCGGTCATCGCTGGCGAGCTCACCGACCTCGGCTGCTCCTACGACCTGTACACGCGCACCACGACGGCCAACCACTACGCCGTCGCGCAGGAGCTGTTCACCCAGGTCTGGAAGAACGGCTACATGGTCGAGCAGACGACCCGTGGCGCGATCTCCCCGTCGACCGGCCGCACGCTGCCCGACCGCTACATCGAGGGCACCTGCCCGATCTGCGGCTACGCCGAGGCGCGCGGCGACCAGTGCGACAACTGCGGCAACCAGCTCGAGCCGACCGACCTCATCAACCCCAGGAGCAAGATCAACGGGGAGACGCCGGAGTTCATCGAGACCCAGCACTTCTTCCTCGACCTGCCCGCGCTCGCCGACGCGCTGCGCGAGTGGCTCGAGGGCCGCGAGGCGTCGGGCACCTGGCGCCCCAACGTCATCAAGTTCAGCCTCAACATCCTCGACGACATCCGCCCGCGCGCGATGACCCGCGACCTCGACTGGGGCATCCCGGTGCCGCTCGACGGCTGGCGCGACAACCCGAGCAAGCGCCTCTACGTCTGGTTCGACGCCGTCATCGGGTACCTGTCGGCGTCGGTCGAGTGGGCGCGCCGCCTCGGCGAGCCCGAGCGCTGGCGCGAGTGGTGGAACGCCGACGGTGCGCAGGGCGAGCAGCTGTCCTACTACTTCATGGGCAAGGACAACATCACCTTCCACTCCCAGATCTGGCCGGCCGAGCTGCTCGGGTATGCCGGGAAGGGCGACAAGGGCGGGGAGCCGGGCGTCTTCGGCGAGCTGAACCTGCCGACCGAGGTCGTCTCCAGCGAGTACCTCACCATGGAGGGCAAGCAGTTCTCCACGTCGCGCAACTACGTCATCTACATCCGGGACGTGCTCGAGCGGTACGGCCCCGACGCGATCCGCTACTACATCTGCGCCGCCGGTCCCGAGAACCAGGACGCCAACTTCACCTGGGCCGAGTTCGTCCAGCGCAACAACTCCGAGCTCGTCGCCGGCTGGGGCAACCTCGTCAACCGCACGGCCTCGATGGTGGCCAAGAACTTCGGCGAGGTCCCGCAGCCCGCAGCCCTGGAGCCGGTGGACGAGGCCGTCCGGGCTCGGGTGCTCGCGGCGTTCGACACCGTCGGCGACCTGCTGGCACGCCAGCGGGTCAAGGCCGCGGTGGCCGAGGCGATGCGGGTCGTGGGCGACGTCAACAAGTACGTCACCGACACCGAGCCGTTCAAGCTCAAGGGCGAGGACCAGCGCGAGCGGCTGGCGACGGTGCTGCACACCCTCGTCCAGTGCGTGAGCGACCTCAACACGATCTTGGCGCCGTTCCTCCCGCACTCCTCCAACGCGGTGCACCGGGTGCTCGGCGGCGAGGGCGAGTTCATGCCGATGCCGCGGCTGGAGCAGGTGGCCGGCCTCGACCCCGGGGACGCCGACCGCACCTACCCCGTCATCACGGGCGAGTACACCGCCACCCCGCGGTGGGAGTCCCGGCCCGTGGTCGTGGGCGCCCCCGTGGCCAAGCCCACCCCGGTCTTCACCAAGCTCGACGACTCGGTGGTCGAGGAGGAGCTGCGCCGCCTGGCGGGCGACGAACCGACCGACGGCGCCGACACCTCCGCGACGGCCTGA
- a CDS encoding response regulator transcription factor produces MSEDGTAGSGGAGARIRVLIADDHPVFRDGLATLLEPHPDIEVVARAADGAEAVALAAEHRPDVVVMDIQMPEVNGIEATRRVLAADPSIGVLVFTMGEDDGTLLSAMRAGARGYLVKGASQEEVTRAITAVHAGGVVFGASLASRIGELLSPSPARTATEFPMLTEREREVLDLIAAGRSNAQIAAELFLAPKTVRNNVSAILSKLQATDRAEVIIRARDAGLGQRG; encoded by the coding sequence ATGAGCGAGGACGGCACGGCAGGGAGCGGCGGAGCGGGGGCCCGGATCCGGGTCCTGATCGCGGACGACCACCCCGTGTTCCGGGACGGGCTGGCGACCCTGCTCGAGCCCCACCCCGACATCGAGGTGGTGGCCCGGGCGGCGGACGGGGCCGAGGCGGTGGCGCTGGCGGCCGAGCACCGGCCCGACGTGGTCGTCATGGACATCCAGATGCCCGAGGTGAACGGCATCGAGGCGACGCGCCGGGTGCTGGCGGCCGACCCGTCCATCGGCGTGCTCGTCTTCACCATGGGCGAGGACGACGGGACCCTGCTGTCGGCGATGCGGGCCGGCGCGCGCGGCTACCTCGTCAAGGGGGCGTCCCAGGAGGAGGTCACCCGCGCGATCACGGCGGTCCACGCGGGTGGGGTCGTCTTCGGGGCGTCGCTGGCGTCGCGGATCGGGGAGCTGCTCTCGCCGTCGCCGGCCCGGACGGCGACGGAGTTCCCCATGCTCACCGAGCGCGAGCGGGAGGTGCTCGACCTCATCGCGGCCGGCCGGTCGAACGCGCAGATCGCCGCCGAGCTGTTCCTGGCCCCCAAGACCGTGCGCAACAACGTCTCCGCGATCCTGTCCAAGCTGCAGGCCACCGACCGCGCCGAGGTGATCATCCGCGCCCGGGACGCCGGGCTGGGCCAGCGCGGCTGA
- a CDS encoding GAF domain-containing sensor histidine kinase codes for MTAHAVSPPAPALRRSAVAVPVLLGVVLVVLVVVTGVLDAAVTDADRALYASDRGLSSALVGALVGACGAVIVAHRPRHLVGLGLAATGLFWAADGLCSAYAVWGLRQDPVPPLVGPSYWFVSEAGSLLLVALPVLLVLYPTGRLPEGRWRPVAVAAVGMSLVLPLVLMLAPDRAVYEDRLFAEVVRLLPQLAVPVSVEVAQAALRVAQVVTLAALPLSAAVVFARHSRAQGVERTQLRWLLWAALVCLLAGGVTLLDVGGPAGLAALVTALVVTSASVVIGVVRPQTGDVDALVGGTLVYGGIAVAFVALDLLVLAGASALLGDRFQERQVTVLVLVLAVAAYGPLRSWLTGQVRRRLLGRRGERYEVVSALAERLEESGGLEEQLPMLAGAVAEAFRVAYVRVEVLGRGGEGLAATHGTSPTQTRTFPISYRGERIGTLELPDGGIRGMLSRRDQALLLDVVRQAAIAVRASLLARELQESREQLVLAREEDRRRIRRDLHDGLGPVLGGVAMRLDAAGNAVATDPQTAHRLVVQSRAEITEALADVRRLVHGLRPPALDDLGLLAAVEQQAERVRSGGLSVVVDADPAALVDLPAAVEVAAYRIVSEALANVARHAGADSATVRLATGPADLAVEVADDGRGIAEDVVAGVGLRSLRERVDELGGRYEVVCPPGGGTTVRAWLPVGQGAA; via the coding sequence GTGACCGCCCACGCCGTCAGCCCGCCCGCGCCCGCGCTGCGCCGCAGCGCCGTCGCGGTGCCGGTGCTGCTGGGGGTCGTCCTCGTGGTGCTGGTCGTCGTCACCGGAGTGCTCGACGCCGCCGTCACCGACGCCGACCGGGCGCTGTACGCCTCCGACCGTGGCCTCTCCTCCGCACTCGTCGGCGCTCTGGTCGGGGCGTGCGGCGCGGTGATCGTCGCGCACCGGCCGCGTCACCTCGTGGGCCTCGGGCTCGCGGCGACCGGCCTCTTCTGGGCCGCCGACGGGCTGTGCTCCGCGTATGCCGTGTGGGGCCTGCGCCAGGACCCCGTGCCGCCGCTCGTGGGGCCGTCGTACTGGTTCGTGTCCGAGGCCGGGTCCCTGCTCCTGGTGGCGCTGCCCGTGCTGCTGGTGCTCTACCCCACCGGCCGGCTGCCGGAGGGCCGGTGGCGGCCGGTCGCCGTCGCGGCGGTCGGCATGTCGCTGGTCCTGCCCCTCGTGCTCATGCTCGCGCCCGACCGGGCCGTCTACGAGGACCGGCTGTTCGCGGAGGTCGTCCGGCTGCTGCCGCAGCTGGCGGTGCCCGTGTCGGTCGAGGTCGCCCAGGCGGCGCTGCGGGTGGCGCAGGTCGTCACGCTCGCGGCGCTGCCGCTGTCCGCGGCGGTCGTGTTCGCCCGGCACTCCCGGGCGCAGGGTGTCGAGCGCACGCAGCTGCGCTGGCTGCTCTGGGCCGCCCTCGTCTGCCTGCTGGCGGGCGGAGTCACGCTGCTGGACGTCGGCGGCCCGGCAGGGTTGGCCGCGCTCGTCACCGCGCTCGTGGTCACCAGTGCCTCGGTCGTGATCGGGGTGGTGCGGCCGCAGACCGGTGACGTCGACGCCCTCGTCGGCGGCACCCTCGTCTACGGCGGCATCGCGGTGGCGTTCGTCGCCCTCGACCTGCTCGTCCTCGCCGGCGCCAGTGCGCTGCTGGGGGACCGGTTCCAGGAGCGGCAGGTGACGGTGCTCGTCCTGGTCCTGGCCGTCGCGGCATACGGGCCACTGCGCTCCTGGCTCACCGGGCAGGTGCGGCGCCGGCTCCTCGGCCGCCGCGGTGAGCGGTACGAGGTGGTGTCGGCGCTCGCGGAGCGGCTCGAGGAGTCCGGGGGGCTGGAGGAGCAGCTGCCCATGCTCGCCGGGGCCGTGGCCGAGGCGTTTCGCGTGGCGTACGTGCGGGTCGAGGTGCTCGGGCGTGGCGGCGAGGGGCTCGCCGCGACCCACGGCACGAGCCCGACGCAGACCCGGACCTTCCCGATCTCCTACCGAGGCGAGCGGATCGGCACCCTCGAGCTGCCCGACGGCGGCATCCGGGGGATGCTCTCGCGGCGCGACCAGGCGCTGCTCCTCGACGTGGTCCGACAGGCGGCGATCGCCGTGCGGGCCAGCCTGCTCGCCCGCGAGCTGCAGGAGTCGCGCGAGCAGCTGGTGCTCGCCCGGGAGGAGGACCGGCGCCGGATCAGGCGCGACCTGCACGACGGCCTCGGCCCGGTGCTCGGTGGGGTGGCGATGCGGCTCGACGCGGCGGGCAACGCCGTGGCCACGGACCCGCAGACCGCGCACCGGCTCGTCGTGCAGTCGCGGGCCGAGATCACCGAGGCGCTCGCCGACGTCCGCCGGCTCGTCCACGGCCTGCGGCCGCCGGCCCTGGACGACCTGGGCCTGCTCGCGGCGGTGGAGCAGCAGGCGGAGCGGGTGCGGTCGGGTGGCCTCTCCGTCGTCGTCGACGCCGACCCCGCGGCGCTGGTGGACCTGCCCGCGGCCGTGGAGGTCGCGGCATACCGGATCGTCTCGGAGGCGCTGGCCAACGTGGCCCGCCACGCGGGCGCGGACTCGGCCACGGTGCGGCTCGCCACGGGCCCCGCGGACCTGGCGGTCGAGGTGGCCGACGACGGGCGCGGGATCGCCGAGGACGTCGTGGCCGGCGTCGGGCTGCGGTCGCTGCGGGAGCGGGTCGACGAGCTGGGTGGACGGTACGAGGTGGTGTGCCCGCCCGGCGGCGGCACCACAGTCCGGGCGTGGCTGCCCGTCGGACAGGGAGCGGCATGA
- a CDS encoding DUF4126 domain-containing protein: MIATLTGAGLSAAAGLNAYIPFLIVALVARFTDVITLPQSYAWIESWWAIGIGAVLLLAEVVLDKVPAVDSVNDAIQTFIRPSMGGLIFAATSAASDLDHSTWMADHPFVGVVLGILVSGLVHTGKMAARPAINAGTLGFGAPVVSTVEDGASVGISLVAVFLPVLVVLVLVALGWLLIWLWLKVRRWRRRRRGPALAS, from the coding sequence ATGATCGCCACACTGACCGGCGCCGGGCTGTCGGCCGCTGCCGGGCTCAACGCCTACATCCCGTTCCTGATCGTCGCCCTCGTCGCGCGCTTCACCGACGTGATCACGCTGCCGCAGTCGTACGCGTGGATCGAGTCGTGGTGGGCCATCGGCATCGGCGCGGTGCTGCTGCTCGCCGAGGTGGTGCTCGACAAGGTCCCGGCGGTCGACTCGGTCAACGACGCCATCCAGACCTTCATCCGGCCGAGCATGGGCGGCCTCATCTTCGCCGCGACCTCGGCCGCCTCGGACCTCGACCACTCCACCTGGATGGCCGACCACCCGTTCGTGGGGGTGGTCCTGGGGATCCTGGTCTCCGGCCTCGTCCACACCGGGAAGATGGCCGCGCGCCCGGCGATCAACGCGGGCACCCTCGGCTTCGGCGCGCCCGTCGTCTCGACGGTGGAGGACGGCGCGTCGGTCGGCATCAGCCTGGTGGCGGTGTTCCTGCCGGTCCTCGTGGTGCTCGTGCTCGTAGCCCTGGGGTGGCTGCTCATCTGGCTCTGGCTGAAGGTCCGCCGCTGGCGGCGGCGCCGTCGCGGACCGGCCCTCGCCTCCTGA
- a CDS encoding ABC-F family ATP-binding cassette domain-containing protein, which yields MSTTLTVSDLDVAFGARPLFSGLDLVVADGDVTAVVGPNGSGKSTLLRVLVGELPVERGSVRLAPGDATIAWLPQVLPDPTETLLAYARRRTGVAAADRELESAAAAMATGAPGADDRYAVALERWLALGAADLDERLPEVAERVGLAVDPGRALGSLSGGQAARASLVAVLLSRYDVLLLDEPTNDLDRRGTELMTDFVLGHGGPVLVASHDRAFLDDVATDVLELDLHQQRVNRYAGGWTDYVRQRDLARRQAWQEYEEYAGARDGLLAQARQRQGWADRGRASVTRATVTRSEADKFIREKHRARADRQLAKAARATRAVERLDVVEQPRKEWQLRYALTEGPPSSDVVASLAGAVVEREGFRLGPVDLSLGRGDRVAVTGDNGSGKTTMLSALFGELPLTAGRQSLGARVQLGVLDQGRSLLDSDTGVVDVVRAALAPDRRTGREREPGEVRTLLAKFGLGPQHVGRPSRSLSMGERTRALMAVFQGREVNTVVLDEPTNHLDVVAIEQLQDALEAFTGTLVVVSHDVELVESLEPTHRWLVADGQVRVEAL from the coding sequence CTGCTGCGCGTGCTCGTCGGCGAGCTGCCGGTCGAGCGAGGCAGCGTCCGCCTCGCGCCCGGCGACGCGACGATCGCCTGGCTGCCCCAGGTGCTGCCCGACCCGACCGAGACGCTCCTGGCCTACGCGCGGCGCCGCACCGGTGTGGCGGCGGCCGACCGCGAGCTCGAGTCGGCAGCTGCCGCGATGGCGACCGGCGCGCCGGGCGCGGACGACCGGTATGCCGTGGCGCTCGAGCGCTGGCTGGCCCTCGGCGCCGCGGACCTCGACGAGCGCCTGCCGGAGGTCGCGGAGCGCGTCGGCCTCGCCGTCGACCCCGGGCGCGCCCTGGGCAGCCTGTCGGGTGGGCAGGCGGCCCGGGCGTCGCTGGTCGCGGTGCTGCTCAGCCGGTACGACGTGCTGCTGCTCGACGAGCCGACGAACGACCTCGACCGCCGCGGGACCGAGCTCATGACCGACTTCGTCCTCGGGCACGGCGGCCCGGTCCTGGTCGCCAGCCACGACCGCGCCTTCCTCGACGACGTCGCCACCGACGTCCTCGAGCTCGACCTGCACCAGCAGCGGGTGAACCGGTACGCCGGGGGCTGGACCGACTACGTACGCCAGCGCGACCTCGCCCGGCGGCAGGCCTGGCAGGAGTACGAGGAGTACGCCGGTGCCCGGGACGGCCTGCTCGCCCAGGCGCGCCAGCGGCAGGGCTGGGCCGACCGGGGGCGCGCCTCGGTCACGCGGGCGACCGTGACGCGCAGCGAGGCCGACAAGTTCATCCGGGAGAAGCACCGGGCCCGGGCCGACCGCCAGCTGGCCAAGGCTGCCCGGGCCACCCGGGCGGTCGAGCGGCTCGACGTGGTGGAGCAGCCGCGCAAGGAGTGGCAGCTGCGCTACGCGCTGACCGAGGGGCCGCCGTCGTCGGACGTCGTCGCGAGCCTGGCGGGCGCGGTGGTCGAGCGAGAGGGGTTCCGGCTCGGGCCGGTGGACCTGTCGCTCGGCCGGGGCGACCGCGTCGCCGTGACCGGTGACAACGGCAGCGGGAAGACCACGATGCTCTCCGCGCTCTTCGGTGAGCTGCCGCTCACTGCAGGGAGGCAGTCCCTCGGGGCGCGGGTGCAGCTCGGGGTGCTCGACCAGGGCCGCTCGCTGCTCGACAGCGACACCGGCGTCGTCGACGTGGTGCGAGCCGCCCTCGCCCCCGACCGGCGGACCGGGCGCGAGCGGGAGCCGGGGGAGGTCCGCACGCTGCTGGCGAAGTTCGGGCTGGGACCGCAGCACGTCGGTCGCCCGTCGCGGAGCCTGTCGATGGGGGAGCGGACCCGGGCGCTGATGGCGGTCTTCCAGGGCCGGGAGGTCAACACCGTGGTGCTCGACGAGCCGACCAACCACCTCGACGTGGTGGCGATCGAGCAGCTGCAGGACGCGCTGGAGGCGTTCACCGGCACGCTCGTCGTGGTGAGCCACGACGTCGAGCTGGTCGAGTCGCTGGAGCCGACCCACCGCTGGCTCGTCGCGGACGGGCAGGTGCGGGTCGAGGCGCTCTGA